In Mustela lutreola isolate mMusLut2 chromosome 4, mMusLut2.pri, whole genome shotgun sequence, the genomic stretch GGTAGGGTGTGCATGCCACGTGGGGGATAACGAGACACTTGTCTCGTGGCCCCTCGGAGGGCCAAGTTCAGGCTGGAAAGAAGGGAACAGCAAACTGCGACTGAGGCTCTGTCTTATGAGGTGTCAGCTTATTTCCAGACAGGAAGAATCTGGAAATAAAAGtggaaagaagaaactgaaaaatgaaaagggaCCTTCCACATTACATCCCATCAGCTGACTCCAGAGAAGATTAGGAACCTAAGGTGGACAGAAAAGCGTACTATGCGGCACAAGAGTGCCACCTGCTGTGGCCCGGTGCGCAGGTGTAAATTCTTCCACCGAACGAGACTACTCACCACTCAATTTCAAGCCCTCTCTTGTTCCCTCACCTGGCCCACGGCAGCTCCAATGCTTCCAGTTCCATCGACAATTCCTGTGACGGTTGCCAAAGCCTCACTGCTCCCTTGGATCAGCTCCTGGCGACCCAGGTCCGCAGAAATAGCAGAGCTAATCATGTTAGAAGGTCCACCAATAAAAAATCCTGAGGTCATAAACAAAACAGGTTCTCATTAAATAACACTATTCATCGCACGGCTAGAAATCCACTGGACAAGGCAACTCTTATCCCAACAGTTTAATCAGTACATTGGACAGAAACAGCAAaagggggaagaggaaaaaagtacAAATGAAACCTCTTCCAGATCATGTTGTCTTCAAACTAGTTAGCATCCACTTTCCTGAAAGCCCTACCTGAATTATATGATACTCTGGTAtcttttataaaaactaaaagtgCAGGAAATACAGTGAATATACAGCCTTTCTAATCCTGTCAaggctgttattattattattactattattcagttattattattattatccagaCATTATTCAGTAATAACTAATTACACTCGCTTGCCAGCTTTTACTACGCTAGAGTTGTTATCAACTGAGTATCTGACTACCCAAATTCAACCACACAtactgggaaaaaagaaaaaagaaaagagaaaaggctcTGTAAGCAGTGCAGACGGTTCTAGCAGCCACTGTTCTCCAAGAGGCTGTCCAAGACCTTGGCACGAGTCAGCCCACGTGACTCGATCCACAAGGTAGGAATGAGTCCCGTGCGCCTCCCGTACCATGAGCCGCCCTCGCTATCCTGAGTAGGAGCTAAAGTTTAAAAATCCTCTTTATATACCATGATCCCTAATTACACTCAACTGTTTCATCTGGTATTCACATGGAGAAATACTGACCAATTCTAACACAGGAGGAAAAACTTTTTGAAAGCTGGGAGATTGGTTTCCAATGTGGCGTCTTCCTAAACTACCTCCAGAAGAACTACGGGAAGCTGCAGCAGCAATCAAACATTTCAGAACATCTCTGTGAAAGGGGACTGCTTCTGTAGCAACAGGACTGAGGAGGTCACATAACAGCAGAGAAACAATCTGAATCTGAAGTAGGAAGCTTTCCTTTATAATGAAGGTTTCAGTATTACTCAAACCGAGGGAGCACAcagtttccctttcttcctttttatttacagAGGAGCAGGAACAGTGTAGTGAAACAGAGCCACACCACATACCTGTAACTGCCATCAGAAGTGCATTAATGGACTTATCATTTGGAGAACCTACGAGAAAAGACGCAGAAACAGCATGCTGACTTTAAAAGCAGATTACACAGGCCCCCACTGAACAGCACAGAAAGATCTGGATCTCAGTGACCTCACAGATCACTCCCAGAGACAACAAAGGGACACAACTCTTTCACCGCCTACTCCAACTTTTATTTGTAATGTCTGTCTCTTGCTGGTGCTCGAGCTAATGAGACTtctaaaagctaaagaaaaactCTACTCCCATCTCAGCAGCATCTTCAGGGACATATACCAAACCTACTAATTACCATCTTTCCTCTTTTGAAACCCTTTcccttttattgttttattggcTCTAATGCTGGCCCTCTGGAGCCTACCCTCAAACAAAGCATATACACTCCCAAGCAAGCTtttaaacaaaccaacaaagCAGAAGAGATGCCAGTTTCCTCCCCAACACAAATAAAACTACGTGATGATACTTTTACCAGGCATTTAGAGGACAATACAAAGGTCTCCTATCAGCCTTTGTAGCTGGTCCCAAGCATCTCCCCAGGGTTGACAGCTGACTCATGGCAAATGCCTTAGTCCTGAGAGATCAGAAAAATAATTGCAAGGGAATACTCACGGCTATATCCAACGAGGGACCCAACGGCCAGAAGCAAGCTGAGAGCTAAAACCGGTGCTCTCTTCTGTAATATGTCAGAGATGAAACCTTGCAAAGTCCCACCTGCAAGTTCCAAGAGCGTATCACAACCAAAATCGTTTATAATTTAGCTCCATTATCTGAAGCTTGTTCCCCACGTACCCTCTCCCTGCTATCAGGATCCTGACACTGGTCTATCCCAAAAGATGGCTGACTCTCCGAAAACAGCTTCCTCCACAGCTTCCTTTAAGGAAGATTACTCGGCCGTTAACTGCCTTGATGGCTGACGGCGATAGGACACCATGAATCAGacaggaaaataaggaaaaaagaagaagtcatCAAAACCCCCCACTGTTCCTTGCTGTTCTCCCTTCTCAAACCAGCTATGAAagcttttcctgatttttctgcttttttattttaattttcttttttcttttcttttctaagagaGAAACTGCCCATGCATGTGTGGGAgcagacagaattttttttttaagattttatttatttatttgacagacatcacaagtaggcagagagagagagaggaggaagcaggctccctgatgagcagagagcccaatgtggaactcaatcccaggaccctgagatcaagacctgagccgaaggcagaggctttaacccactgagccacccaggtgccctgctttttattttaaaagatgactcattaggggctcagtgggttaagcctctcagggtcctctgatctcaggatccagggagcctgcttccccctctctctctgcctacttgtgatctctgtccgtcaaataaataaaatcttaaaaaaaaaaattcttaaaaaaaaaagatgactcatTAAAGACCATGCCTCATGGGCTATTATTAGTAGCAGCCAATGAATATCTACTAAAACTAAATGCAGTGACTATGACTTGATGATCATGAACAAGTAGGATCTTTAGAAAGAGGTAATGTGAATCCTCTAAGCAACAAGGTCACACTTAGCTGTAGCCCCATTTAGAGCCACAGGGGCTATGGGACATCTGGTACATCCTCAATGGACAGCAAGACCCAGAACAAAGTTCAGGTCTAAAGGTAGCAGCCTCCCCTTTAGCTCTGTAACTAAGAAGTGCAAACAAGTTCAAGTCCAGTAACAGTGTATCACCTGAGGACTCCCTGCTGTCATGTGCTTAGGGCAGCTTAGCCTTACCACAATTCTAATCCAAACATTACAGAAAGAATGTTACGATTCTGCCATAGCCATATATGCAACACCCACTAAAATTCATTCTGTACAACTATCTTAAAGTTTCTTAAGTACTTGTTTATGCTTCCAGCCACAGCAAAAAGTTACTATAAAAATCTGCTGTGTGCAACAGAGCAGTTGCAAAATACTCACAGAAATCAATCCCCACTATTATCCCCACCTCTGTGATCTGAAAAAATCTACACACTAAGCTAGTATTTTCCCTCTTTGGCTATGGGTGGTGGGAAAGGTGGGAAATAGATAACATgagcacattcacattttaacttGGATCTCTAGTATTCAATTAGCTTTAGACCTCAGATACCACTGAAAGTGTGCGAAAGGGTTACATTTcaagagatcacagagggaaacATCCCTGTGCTTCCCAACACAAAAGAACTGATCCATAAACaaagaactgagaaaaaaagagCCCTATAAATCACAGGGCTGCCGTGGGCTGGCTCTTCTTTTccatgggttcttttttttttccagagtttaGCTGTTTACTGGTAGGACGGTTTAGGAAAAAATGGTTGTGGACTAAGTAATAAAACTTAAGATAATGTCAGATTTCATAATCCAGTAAAATATTACTAGCGACTAACTCTCATTATAGGAAAAGATGCATCTGGCATTACCTATAATTCCTCCAACATCGTACCAAATGGACAACTTGTCAGCTTCAGCCTCCTTCCATCCAAAGTTGTTACTCAGATAAAAGGGcaaccagaagaagaaggagtaaTTTACTAACTTCAGGCAGGCATAGGCCAGTGAGTACTACAAGAAAAACATTCGACTTTCGATAAGGAACAAACAAGAGCACAGCACGACACAATTCTTAAtgtaattaaaaagcaaaaccataCACAGAAGTTTGGGAAGAAGAGTACGTGATTTTAAAATTACACACATCTATAAATTCCCATTTGCCTGACTTTACCtagtctccctcttctctttatcCACACTAGCTTCCAGAAAGGCATGTGCGGCAGGCCTctggaataaaaatacatatgactatttctttttttttttttttttttttttttttttttaaagattttatttatttacttgacagaaatcacaagtagatggagaggcaggcagagagagagagagagagagagagagagggaagcaggctccctgctgagcagagagcccgatgtgggactcgatcccaggaccctgagatcatgacctgagccgaaggcagcagcttaacccactgagccacccaggcgcccccatatgaCTATTTCTTAATTGTCTCCAGTTTCTTCTCCTTTCAGTCCCCCGGTAGAAGCAAACCAGTGTTTTGAACCTCAAAGGCAGAGCACACACTCATATTTATTTAGACAAAGATAAAAGGTATTCATACCTATAACTATGATTAACCATAAGCAAAGAAAGCCAGTAAATGTCACAGCTTTTATTCCAAGCAGCCCCACTTTTTTGGTTCTTCTACTTCCTGCGACGTTAACATTATGATCAGTGGAGAGCAATGGGACAAAACTGTAGTTTCAAGGTCTAAGAAAAGAACCGACATTATAACTACTTTCACATTATGATTTCCAAAAGCCTGGTATGCCAACAACCAGTGAAAAAGCAAGAAGCGTCTTTGGtgagtcagaaatgaaagaacatgACCGTCCCGGGCCTTGCGGCTCTACTTTAAGGAATAAAAGTTGCAGCTGTCTTAGGAAGGCAGCAGTGCTAAGACTCCTATATTCAACACATTATTAGCAGGAAATCCTGACATTCAGCATCAAAGGAAaaagggggaggaacagagaggctGACTTCAAAGGGTGTCTGGCTAGTATATTCTTTTCCCTGGAGAGGCCTATACTCCCTAGGTATCACTTGTTTTAAAACAGCTTCCCCTAGAGAGCCAAATCCCAATCATGAGGGCATTTTGTCCAGACAGCCTCCTACAAAGACAAAGGAATTAAGTGAACTCGATTTCCTCTGCGTCCCTGCCCGTGTCAGGGAACAATTGCTTGTGAAATACAAAGGAGTAGCAGGAGTTTCATATTTAGTCACAACAGATGTAAGCTCTGTCCCAGAAAGTAAACTATTACCAGCAGAATATTTTAACAACTACTTAAAAACTACTAATCTTCAGCATAAGAACAGGCCTCGAGAAACTTGCATTTCGCTTGTATAATAATACATTGTCCTTCGGTTACAGAACTGCGGAGACTTACATTCTCATACTTCACTACTGTTTGCAAATGTCAGTCCTGGCGGCCTgggggcacaggcagagggaactAATAAGTGCGAGGGACAACCACCTGCAGACTCTGAATCTAGCTGAGGGGTGATATTTGTAAAGCACCACTAGACGATAACATAAACAAAACCAGGTGCTTATTCACAATACAGGGACCCAATGTTATAGACCCAGGGGTAGCCCGGTTTACTTTCTGCTCCGTGAGAAGGGGAACTGAAGACACAAGGATGGGCTGAGTGACTTACCCCAGGCCTCACAGAGAGTTAGTGGGTAAGCTGGAAATATAACCTAGGCCTCTTAACTTCCACTCTCGTGCCTGCGTGCCCGAAACATCAAGACAGAAAAACTGCAGCAGAAGGGATTTAGTTCAGATGTTAGAAAGTTTTCCTGACTGTAAAGGTTTTGGAAACACTGGAATGCATTACCAAGAAATACTGTGGAGTACTGTGTTCTGCACCTTTGAATAAAAGGGTAATTTTCTTTCTAGAATGATAAGAATACAGGCAAATAAGGCAGACTTAAACGAACCATTCAAAACCCCTCTTGGTCGCatgtaatttataatatttcaaCAGGTCAGAAAGagcatatttaaaaacattaattctgCCTTCTTACTTGAatgcagggtcagggtcagccaACTAGAGCTCACAGGCCAAACCTGTCCACACCCATTTATTCCATACCATCCAGGGTTTCCTGTGTTCTACAGATGCGAGCAGCTGTGGCAGAGACTGTGCaaaccacccccctccctcccaccccctgccccagcccagaaAGCTGAACacatttactatctggctcttcACAGAAAAGGAACACCCAACCCTACattaaaatgcacataaaatttcAAGTTGTGCCACCCTAGATACAAGCTGAGAGGCACTACACAGTATTCCTCTGAACGTATATTCCTAAATAAAGTATCAAAGAGAAGCTAAATTCTTCAAGATGCCTTATGGCAGGTAGAGGTAATATCCAGGATTTAATATCTCAGGAGCTGTGGTAAGGAGATCTGAACAGTCCTTACCGGGATAACTCCAGGAAGACAACAGGCCTGGTAAAAGCTTATTGCCTTGACCTGGGTAACAGTACTGCCTTCTTGGATGGAATAATTGGGCTCATATTCATCTTCATTTTCCGCACCATTAATTAATGGCCTGTGTGAATCttcttcaaaattttcttctGCCTCGATACCTGGGAGACCTAAAACAATAACAGCCTCGATTTATAGCGTGCCTTCTAGACGCCTGGCCCTTTTTCAATGACATTACACTATCTCTATTgcatttaagaaaatgtaaattacacACTATTAAactgacatgtctcttcaattaCACGCAAAAGACAGAACTGTACATCTATTTGCTTCTGTGGTTTTGCTTGTATGTAACCACAGGTAAGTATCAAACTAAATTACTTTCAGGTAAGTACCGAACTAAATTAATTACTTTTATGAAGGGAAACAAATCTGTCTGAAGAAGTGAAATGAGAAACAGATCATGCTAATTTCCAGTCAGTGTCTCAATCACAAAACTCATCTGCAAATGGAGAGTTTTCCCTGAATCTAGGAAGGTGAGCCTTGCTCCCCTCAAACATGTGCAGCTGTGCTCAGTCAGTCAACCGGTGTCTATGGGACACAAACAGCAAATACCACTCCTTCAACCCCCTGAAAGGACCTCACAGTTCTCCTAGGGAAAGAGACACTGGCTGTGCCGGCCTCATATTTCTCTTCGCCCATAACAGCAAAGAGGTGCTGAACGGGAAGGACAGCTTCTCCTCACCAATTTCTTCTGGTGACACCAGGAGTCCAAAGAAGATGACGATCCCACCAGCAAACTGCACAGCCGCTGTCACCAGAAAGGCATActggaaaagagaggagagaggtatTGCTTACACATCTGGGATACTGGTTAGACCACGTTCACTAGAAGCACACGTGGGGAAGGTCAGGACGGGGAGCAGGGGACGGGGGATCGGGAAGGAAATGAACACTGAGTGCTCAGGCCATGCCAGGCACGGAGCGGTTTCACTTGTGTTTTCCATGCATTGTGccctggaggctcagagaggccagtTAAGGTCCCAGCCACACTGAGTGGTGCCACCACAATTGTGAAATCGGGACTGGCTCCAAAACCTCATTCTCTGTCCCACGGAGCCTCCCACCAGAGACAGTATCTGCCCTCGAAAATATTCTCTCCAGTTGAAGGGATTAAACAATACACCAAACAATACTACAAGGCTTCAAGGAGGAGAATAAAGGAGAAGGCCCAGTCCTAATAAAAAACACAGACCGAAGGAAACAGCTAATGATGCTGGCGCAGCAACACAGTGGCCATAGGAAGAGCTGAGAAAGCAACTGACGGCCTGTCCCAGCACACCTGAAGCAACGCGACAGGGTGCGAATGACAGAGAAAGCCTCCTGCGTGGTCAAAGCAGGGGCTTCTACTGAGGGACAGCTGAGAAAACTGCTAGGAAAACGTGCAATCAAGATTAAAGAACctcaggggctcctgagtggctcagtgggttaaagcctctgcctttggctcaggtcatgatcccggggtcctgggatcgagccccgacatcgggctctctactcagcagggagcctgcctcccccaccctctctgcctgcctctctgcctacttgtgatctctctctgtcaaataaataagtaaaaatcttaaaaaaaaaaaaaaaaaattaaagaacctcAAAAACCAGGCTGCACagaggaattttatttattagggaatGGAGCCTGATGAGAACAGACGGTCTAAATTTCTGGAAAAGACAGTGACAAAATTAGTGTTTCCAGAAATCAAAGTTGGGAGCTGCACCTGGGGTGAATCAAAATTCCCATCTGAGCCAAAGAGTATAATCCAGATGCAAAGCCAAGAAGCCTGGAATAAAGGTGAGTGGGAATACAGGAAGGCCTTACCGAGCCATTCTTCTGAGACCAAACACTTGATCAACTAGTTCAAGATTTACCTACTTTTTAAATGAGCAACCTACTTACTTTTAGTTATTTAGGTTTTTGAATACATCACACTTTCACGTGATCCAAGCAACAAAAAGTAGATGGAGAGTAAACAACCTCCCCTTCCACCTCTTCTCCCATCCACTTAATTCCCATTTTCCTAACATATAACCATTGTTGCTATTTGATTTCTACTTTCCAGAGACTGTTTTAGAAACATACAGGCCAATACCAATACATACTCTgattctttctctattttataaaaatggcatCCTTCAGCCCACATTGTTCTGCACCCTGGCTTTCCTCACTGAACAAACCAAAGAGAACTTTCCCTACCAAGACCCAgagctcggggcgcctgggtggctcagtggattaaagcctctgccttcggctcaggtcatgatctcagggtcctgggattgagccccacatcgggctctctgctcaacagggagcctctttcccttcctctctctctgcctgcctctctgcctacttgtgatctctgtctgtcaaataaataataaataaaatcttaaaaaaaaaaaaaactacacattCAAAACGTTCACCTCTTTTTCTGTGTATTGTTGGTCTTCTTATCACTTTGCAGGCATGCTTTACTTATTAGGAAGATTAGCTCTTGAACTGTAACATGAGTTGCAAATACTTTTTCCCAACTGATTATACTGTCTTCAGACTTGGGTATTTTTCCCGTGAATAATTTCTGTGTTTGAAATTCTCAAAAGTTTGTCCATTTTCAATGTAAGCCTTGCCCACCCAAACACAGCTCTACACAGTTCTAAATGGCCacagtattatttcttaaaaagaaaaaacatattatATGTACTCAAGAAAAAGCTAGAAGGAAATACCTACCTCATAACCGTATTGCAGAACAGAAGAGGCTAGGCACGCTCCCAAAATATTGCCCACTGAAGCACAGGCACTCCAGAG encodes the following:
- the SLC37A3 gene encoding sugar phosphate exchanger 3 isoform X1 codes for the protein MAWPNIFRRGTAFSRFSHHHVVVFLLTFFSYSLLHASRKTFSNVKVSISKQWIPTAFNKSAGLPVEIWSRNRLFPSAEEATLFLGTLDTIFLFSYAVGLFISGIVGDRLNLRWVLSFGMCSSALVVFIFGTVTEWLHFYNKVLYCCLWIVNGLLQSTGWPCVVAVMGNWFGKAGRGVVFGLWSACASVGNILGACLASSVLQYGYEYAFLVTAAVQFAGGIVIFFGLLVSPEEIGLPGIEAEENFEEDSHRPLINGAENEDEYEPNYSIQEGSTVTQVKAISFYQACCLPGVIPYSLAYACLKLVNYSFFFWLPFYLSNNFGWKEAEADKLSIWYDVGGIIGGTLQGFISDILQKRAPVLALSLLLAVGSLVGYSRSPNDKSINALLMAVTGFFIGGPSNMISSAISADLGRQELIQGSSEALATVTGIVDGTGSIGAAVGQYLVSLIQDNLGWMWVFYFFILMTSCTILFISPLIVREICYLMQRRQAHVLSE